The Methylococcus sp. Mc7 genomic sequence GCCTTCTGACATCGCCCAGGTGCTGGGCCTGGCCGGGTTCGACCAGGCGGTCGGCATCGTTCTGGGCGCCTTCGTCGCCAAGGCCACCCTGGCGGCCTTGCCTAAGCTGGGGAAACTTACATGATCACCCTCATCACCGGGGCGCCCGGCGCCGGCAAGACCGCCTTCGTCGTCAACGAACTCGCGGCCCTGGACGGCCAGCGTCCCTTGTTCGTTCATGCCGTGCCCGGCCTGGCCTATCCCCACGAGCCGATCTATTGCCGCTCCACCCTGTGCAGCCATTGTGCCGAGGCTCAGAAGCCCGATGAGGCGCTGTACGTGGAGGACTGGGATAAATGGGCGCCGATCGGCGCCTTGATCGTCATTGATGAAGTCCAGCGCATTTGGCGGCCGCGCATGAGCAATGCGGCGGTGCCGGAAAGTGTCGCGGCGTTGGAGACTCATCGGCATCGCGGCGTCGACTTCTACCTGATCTCGCAAGGGCCTCACCTGTTTGACATCAACGTCCGCCGGCTGGTGAGCCGCCATATCCACCTGGTTGGTAAATGGCTGTCGCGATTTTCGTACGAATGGCCGCAATGCCGCGACGATACCGACCGCGTGCATGATGCGATTAAGAAGCCGTACAAGCTCCCGTCGCGGGTCTTCGGCCAGTACAAGAGCGCCGAAGTTCACACCCCGCAGCGCCATGCCAAGCCTTTAGCTTTCTATGCGCTGCTGGGCCTCGTGCCGGTGCTGGGCGTCCTCGGCTACCGGGTCTATATCCGCTTGCACGAATTTCAGCACCCGGACGAAGGTAAACCCGCCATCGCCCCCGCCGGTCCGCCGCCGGCCGCCACGCCCGTCCCGGTTGCGCTGCCCAGTCCCACGCCCGCGCCCAAGACGGTGCCGGATTTCCAGCCGCGGGAAGCGGGTCGGCCGGAGTCGGCCCCGGCCTATGACGGTCTTTACCGGGTCAACGCCGCGCCGATCGTCATGGGCTGCATCGGCACCCCCGACGCCTGCAAGTGCTACACCGTCAAGGCCACGGTGGCCCTGGTCGACGAAGCTTGGTGCCGCGCCTATCTGCGGCGCGAGGTGTTCTATCCCTATGAGCCCGTACCTCGCGTCCCGCACCCGGTCGCCAGCCATGCGCCCTCGACCCTGGCCGCCCAGCGCTAGCGCCGGTGGGCGAGGACGCGCAGCGGCCGCGCACGGCCGGCGCGGGCGCGGTGTTCGGCCGGGCAATAACCGGCGTTAGGCAGCAGGGTGAGGGGCATCAGACGTTCCTGTAACACGTCTGATCTAAGGGGATACAAAGCCCTATTCGAGCACAGTAAGACACAAAGTAATCGAAATTTTGGTTTTGAAAGATTTTTTGAATGATCGATGGTTAAGCCGAATAAAGGGAGAAAGCACATGGCCGACTTAAAGCTGTTCGAACGTTACTCCTATGCCGGTCTGTCCAAGGGGACAGAGCCCGACCCCAAGGGCCGCATTTTCAAATCTCCCCGTATCACCTGGGACCTATCGCATATCCTGATCTGCGGCACCTTCGTCGACACGGTGCGGCAGAACTATTTCGGCCAGCTCAAGCGGGACCTGTACGAAGCGGTCAAAGCTGCGGCCGAAGGCACCGGCGATTTCCAGTTTTTCCCCGGTCAACACCCCTGGGCCGCCCGGAGAATGGGCAAGGTCTGCGGCTACCGGTACGCCCTCCAGGACAACACCCGTGGTGTCATTCTCCTCATCGGTAGCTACTACCAGGCCGAAACCGACCTGCTCGAGGGCAAGCCCGGCCATCACCTGAAAATCGAGCTCTCGCCCCATCTCCTGGCTGCCTGTAACTCTCAGGCGATCCAGACCGAACTGGACAGCTTCGCGCATGGCCTCATGACCGCCCCCGAACCCGCCGGGGTCGCCATTCATCTGGCGGTGGACGTTCAAGGCTGGTCCCCCGATCCGCACTTCCAGGACAGGTTTATCACCCGTGCCCGTATCGCAAGGCGCTATGACGGCATCTCGGACGCCGAGTTCGATGGCCTGTCCGATGTCTCCGTCTGCTACGGCAAGCAGGCTGCCGAGAGCCTCACCTTCGGTAAGGCGGCTTCCCTTCAGCTCTGCCTCTATGACAAGTCCAAGCAGATCGTCCACGCCGACAAGGTGGACTTCATGCAGGGGCAATGGGGCGAGTTCACCCAAGGCGAATTCGATCCCACTCAGCCGGTTTGGCGGGTGGAAGCCAGATTTCATCATTCGGTGGTCAACGAAATCGGCGAAGGCTTCGGCAAGCAGCTCAAGCGCTGGGTGGACGTCGTGCCGCATCTCACCGACATGTGGCGCTATGCTCTGACCATCAATCGGGCCAAGGATGGCACCTACATTGACCCCGTTTGGCAACTCCTCCGCGACGATCCCGAGTTCCGGGTCCCGGCCCAGGGCCACAAGATCGTGCGTAAAAAAAAAGAGGACGTGTCCGCGGTCGCCCGCAACTTCGGCAACGTGCTCGGCAATCTCATCTCGCTTTATGCCCGTGAGGGCCGGAACGCCGATTACATCCTGATCCAGGTCAAGCGCCTTTCGATCTATCCCAAGCTGCTGGAACATCTCGCCCGTCGGGGCCAAGCCAAGGGCCAGGTGGAGCAGGATTTGAAGGACTTCATCCGAGAGGGGATATGGAAGCGGCGAACCTTGGGGAAAGCCGCATGACCTTGCCGCTTCTTCTCAGTCTCGAGGAAGCCGCCAAACAACTCGGGGGCGTCTCTTCCCGGACCGTTCGCCGCATGATTGAGGCTGGCGAAATCTCGGCCGTGAAAGTCCGTGGACGGCTTACCGTGCCGCTCGCATCTCTCCATGACTGGGTAGCCGGACAACTCCAGACCCCGCATAATTCGAGTCGCGCGGGGCATGTGTCTAAGGAGAACATCACATGCCTTACAAACGAAAAGATAGTCCCATTTGGTGGGCGTCGTTCGTCGACGCAAGCGGATGCCGAATTAGGCGCTCGACTGGGACTGAAGACCGAAAAGAAGCCATTGCCATCGAAGCAAGGTGGAAACTCGAAGTCCACCGGCAAAAGCATTGGGAGGAGCAGCCGGCTCGGACCTTCGGGGAGCTGATACTTGCGTATCTCGACGGACCGAGCCGGGAGAAGCGAAGCCGGGAGCGTGATGAATATTCCGCGAAGCGTCTTTATCCAATGTTTCAGGGACGGGAACTCGGCAGTTTGACCGCTGCCGATGTGAGGGCATACATCGCCAGCCGGCGAAGGGACGGGGTGGCTTCCGCCACGATCAATAAGGAAATTGGGTTATTCCGGGCGGCGTTGAACTGGGCAAGGCGCGAACTCGAGTGGAACGTACCGAATCCGTTTACTGGCCGGAAACTGAAAGAGCCGGAAGGGCGGATTCGTTGGATTACTCGCGAGGAAGCCGCAAGGCTGATCGAAGCTGCGAGGAGTGAACCTAAGGCGTTGCATGTTGCTGACTTCATCCGGCTTGGATTGCATACCGGGATGCGGAAAGGCGAAATGTTGGGCCTCGAATGGAGCCGGGTAGACCTGGGGGCGAACTTGGTTTACCTCGGATCCGTCAATCAGAAAAACGGAAAGCTGGGAAGTGTGCCGCTCAATAGCCAAGCACGCGAGGCAATACTATCACGAGCACGATTCCGAGCTTCCCGCTGCCCGGGGTCGCCGTGGGTATTCGCTCATGAAGATGGGACGCGGATCGGCTCGATTCGGACGGCCTTCGATGGGGCCTGCAAGAGAGCAGGGGTACACGACTTTCACCCGCACGACCTGCGGCATACTTGTGCTGCGTGGTTGGTGCAGGCCGGTGTATCGATTCGGGAGGTTGCCGAGCTGTTGCGGCATTCCGACATCAGGGTAACGATGCGTTATGCCCATCTCTCACCGGAGAATGTGAGAGCGGCCGTGAAAGTGCTTGAGGAAAACCGGTCACGATTTGGTCACGCTGTGGCCTTGAATGACCTTGAGAATACGGGGTAACTGTTTGATTTGATTGGTCGGGGTGAGAGGATTCGAACCTCCGGCCACTGCCTCCCGAAAGCAGTGCTCTACCAGGCTGAGCTACACCCCGAAATCTGGCTGAACAGATTTTTCAATAACCGCGATCAACAGCGAACCGTGCAAGAGCGATCAAAGCATCCTTATAATCACTCTCGGGAAGATGGGTAACCTGCTCGACAGCTTTGTTCGCAGCATCCCTGGCACGCCGCTCAGTATACGAGATTGCGTCGGTCGACTCAATCACCGCGTACACTTTTTTGAACTGTTCCCGCTCGCCCTGCTCTATCGCTTGCCGCAAGATGTCCGCATCCGCGCCTGAGGATTGGGACAGCGCGTAGATCAATGGCAAGGTCGGCTTGCCTTCGGCGAGGTCGTCCCCGAGATTCTTGCCCCATTCTTCGGGGTCGGCCATGTAGTCCAACACGTCGTCCTTGAGCTGGAAGGCCATGCCGAGATACGTCCCATAATTTTTCAGGGACTCTTCGATTTCGGGAGATGACCCCGTAAGCACCGCGCCAAGCTGGGCGGCCGCGCTGAACAATATCGCCGTCTTGCGGGAGATGACATCCAGGTATCGTCCCTCATCGGTCGCTGGATTATTGCAATTGAGCAGTTGCAATACCTCGCCCTCGGCGATGGCCGTGGTGGTGCGCGACAGAATGTCCATCACTCGCATGTTCTGAACCCGCACCATCAGTTCGAACGAGCGCGAGTACAGATAATCCCCTACCAATACGCTCGCGGAATTGCCCCACAGGGCATTGGCCGAGTCCTGTCCTCTGCGCAACGCGGATTCGTCGACGACGTCATCGTGCAGCAGCGTTGCGGTGTGGATGAACTCGATGACTGCCGCCAGGGTGATATGGTGGTCACCCGGATAACTCAATGCCTTGGCCGAAAGTAAATGAAGCATCGGGCGCAGGCGCTTGCCCCCGCTGCCGACGATGTACTGCCCGATCTGATTGATGAGTACTACATCGGAATGCAGTTCGCGCAGGATCAAGCGATCGACCGCCGCCGCCTCGTCGTCGACGAGACGCCGGATACCGGCAAAAACCTCGCGGGAATTGCGAAGATCGGCGGACCCTGGATCGGAGACAGCTTGACTATTCATTGAGTTGTTAGAGCGCGCCCGCCAACAAAAAAACCCATCCATGTTAGATACTTGTACGACATGTGTCAAGGCGCGCCGATGCGGCTTTCTGGCGCCGAGGTTGCGTGGGTAATCGCATGCATATCAGTCGACGGCGGTGGCGGCGCATTCACCCAGAACTTTCGACAACAGGGCGATGCCCCGCTCGATCTTGTCCGGCGTCGCATGGCTGAAATTCAGCCGCAAGGCCGGATAGCGCTGCTCCGCAACCGGGAAAAACGGCTCTCCCGGCATGAATGCCACGTCATGGTTCAGCGCCACCTTGAGCGCGGCCAGGGTGTCTATGTTCTCGACCAGTCGCAGCCAGAAGAACAGACCGCCGGCCGGTGCGGACCATTCCGCCAGGCCGTTGAAATGTCGGTCCAGGGCAGCTTGCATCGTATCCCGGCGGTCGGCATAGACGCCGTTCATGTGCGCCATGTGCTTCCCGAAGTCGCTGGAGGCGAGGAAGCGCGTCAGCCAAGCCTGGCCGGTTCGGCCGGTGTGAAGATCGCTCGATTGCTTGAGGCGGACGAGCCAAGGGAACAAGGCGGGGGACGACGCGAGGTAGCCGACGCGCAATCCCGGAGCCGTAATCTTGGAAAAGCTGCCCAGATATATCCAGGGCGCCCGCTCGAGATATGCACAGACCGGCGTTCTGTCGCATGACGTATAGACCAGATCCCGATAGGGGTCGTCTTCCACCAGCGGAGTGCCGGTCTCATCCAGTACCGCCGCGACGGCGCGGCGCGCCCCATCGGTGTAACAGCATCCCGAGGGGTTTTGGAAGCTGGGGATGAGATACACGAAAGCGGGCCGGTGGCGGACGATGGCCGTTTTCAGCGCATCCGGATCGATGCCTTCGGCCTGCAAGGGCAGGCCGTGAAACTCCGCGCCATAGACCCGGAAGCATTGGAGCGCGGCCAGGTACGTCGGTGATTCCAGCAGCACCGGCGTTCCTTCGTCGATGAACAGTTTGCCGACCAGGTCGATACCCTGCTGGGAGCCTGTCGTTACCAGCACCTGTTCGACTTGGCACCGAAGCCCGAGGCCCGAAAGCCTCCGGGCAATCAGCTCCCGCAACGCCGGCTCCCCTTCGCTGGGACCGTATTGGCGGGAATCTGCGGCGCAGGCGCCGAAATCCAGCTCCGGCATCAGCTCTTCCGCCGGCAGGCCGCCGGCGAAAGAGATGACCCCGGGCCGCTGAGTGATCTGCAGGATGTCCCGGATGAGGGAGCTGGTAAGGCGTTCGGTTCGGCGGGAAAGTCGATGCGTCATGAGAATCCGGCGTGGTTGATCGAGCCAATTCGGCTGCGTGGTTCCGAAAAAATCCGAGCAAAGTTCGCCGCGGCCCCGGTCATGAGAAGAAGCCAAAGGCTGACAGCGTTTGCAAGCTCTTGACTATACAACATCAGGGCTACGCATCCTTGCGCTGCGGGAACAAACGGACTTGCGGCGCCTTCCCCCTCGAACCGCAAAGCCGAGGGACATATGGCGGGAAAATTTGCAACGACTTGCGAACTAAACGTGGTCTTGATCGCGGAATTTGGTTAGTATTACCGCCCGATTACGGAAGACGAGGTCGTCAGGCGTCGGCTTCCGTTAGCGCCGCGTTGTAGCCGGGCAGGTACCGGCGGGTCGACGGGCAGAGGGATACGACGGCAGTCACCCGGCTCCAGACTCCACACAACGATAACTACGATACCCGAGGAGACTCAGTCGATATGAAAATTCAGAATGTCCTGTCCAAGTTCGCCGCTTTGCTGGTTGCCGGTTCCTTGAGCTTCGGCGCTTTCGCCGCGGAAGACGCCGCTGGCGTGAAGAAAGCCACCGAAGAAGCACTCAAGGCATCCCAGGATGCGCTGGAACAGGCCAAGAGCGGCCAGAAGGATGCAGCCATCGCGAGCGCGAAGCTCTACCGTCAGAAGGCTAAGGAAATCACCGGCGCCGGTGCAGGCATTTCGCTGCAGAAGGCCATGGGGTATGCCAAGGAAGCCGCGACGGATCTCGAAGCCGGCAACAACGCCGCTGCTGTCGAGAAGCTGACCGACGTCGTGAACCGCATGACGGCGATCAACAACGAGACGAAGTAAGCTCGTTGCATTTCGCTGGCGGCTTGCCCGCCGGAAATGGAAGGCGGGGCGGAGACGCTCCGCCTTTTTTCATTCCATTCGCGGCCGTATTCCTGGCGCTTACGGCGCTTGCCGCACCCCGGCACCGGACAGGTAGTCGGGCGTGCCGGCTTCCGGGTGGGTTTCCATGTAGGCGCGGAAACCGGCGAATACCGGCCAGGTGACCGTCTCCATGCCGCTCGCGGCCAACAAGCCGATGCCGGCAAAGGTGCGCTCCACCCAAGTCGGATGGGTTTTCATCTGGAAGTCCCTTTGCAGGGTCTCCTCATCGTCGGTCATCAAGGCATAAGTCAGGCGCGTATTGTGGAACGCCATGGGCTGAGCCGGCCGGTCCGGCGTCGCGGGCTCCGTGCCGCAGCCGGCCAGAAGGGACATCAGCGCTGAAACCGCCAATTTCGAAGGCTTTTCCACGATAGTCTTCGGTAAAGAAGCCGCAATGTTCGGAAGCCTACCATGGATGGCATGGCGAGGGGGAGGTGCCCGTCGGATTCCAATGATTGATTGAGAATACCAGTACATCCGGCAAATGCTCGGTAGAGGAGGGCTCGATGCACCTGCCGTTCCCTTCGAAGGGACTTTACGCGATCACGCCTGATCGGTTGCGGGGCGATGCGCTGCTTGCCGCCGTGGAGCTCGCCGTCCTTGGGGGCGTCGCGGTGCTGCAATACCGGCCCAAGTCGGGATCGGCGAAAGATCACTTGGCCGAAGGGGGCCGGTTACTCAACGCCTGTCGCGCCGCGGGCATTCCTTTGATCATCAACGACAGTCCGCGGCTGGCGGCGGAGATAGGCGCGGACGGAGTGCACCTGGGCAAGGACGACGGCGGGGTGGCCGCAGCGCGGAGCGTAATCGGCACCCGGGCAATCGTCGGTGTTTCCTGTTATGACTCGCTGGATCGGGCGCTCCGTGCGGAAGCCGATGGGGCGGATTACGTCGCCTTCGGGGCGTTTTTCCCGTCGTCGACCAAACCCGGCGCTCCGCGTGCCCGGCTGGAGACTCTGCGGGAGGCGAGAACCCGCTTGAGCGTCCCCGTCGTCGCCATCGGCGGCATAGACGCCGCTAAGGCCGGTCAAGTCATTGGGGCCGGCGCGGACCTGGTCGCGGTCGTCGAGGCCGTGTTCGGGGCATCGGATGTCGCACGTGCGGCATCCGAACTGCGCAGCCTTTTTCACTCTCCGCCGAAACGGCGACCGCTCCGTGACGGCGGGTGAAACAACCGTTTTGTACGATCCCATTGTCCTCGGGATAGAACGGCGGCATCATATCCGGTTAACGCTTTAATCAACCGAAGGGTCGAGAATCGCCATGATCGCAAGCAATCCATCCCTCAACTCCCAGTCCGCGGCCAACACGGATACCGATCCGGAGGAAACCAGGGAGTGGCTGGACGCGCTTGCAGCCGTTATCGAAGCGGAAGGCGTCGAGCGGGCGCATTTCCTGATAGAAAAACTTGTCGACAAGGCGCGCCGCTCCGGTGCGAATCTGCCTTACAAGGCTCACACCGCCTACATCAATACTATTCCGCCGCACGCCGAGGTTCGCAGCCCGGGTGATGCCGGCATCGAACACCGCATCCGCTGCTACCTGCGCTGGAACGCCATGGCCATGGTGGTGCGGGCGAACCAGAAATCCACCGAGTATGGCGGGCACATTTCCAGCTTCGCCTCCTCGGCCACGCTCTACGATGTCGGCTTCAACCATTTCTTCCATGCCCCCGACCGCGACCACGGCGGCGACCTGGTGTTTTTCCAGGGCCATTCCGCGCCCGGCATCTATGCCAGGGCCTTCCTGGAGGGGCGGCTGACGGAAGAGCATCTGGACCGGTTCCGTGCCGAAGTGGGCGGCGGCGGGCTGTCTTCCTACCCGCATCCCTGGCTGATGCCGGATTTCTGGCAATTCCCCACCGTCTCCATGGGCCTCGGGCCGCTGATGGCGATCTATCAGGCGCGGTTCATGAAATACCTGGCCGACCGCAAGATCCTGCTGAATGCCGAGGGCCGCAAGGTCTGGTGCTTCTGCGGCGACGGCGAGATGGACGAGCCGGAATCGATGGGCGCCATCGGCCTCGCCGGCCGGGAAAAGCTGGACAACCTGATCTTCGTGGTCAACTGCAACCTGCAGCGCCTGGACGGGCCGGTGCGCGGCGACGGCAAGATCATCCAGGATCTGGAAGCCGAATTCCGCGGCGCCGGCTGGAACGTCATCAAGGTGATCTGGGGTTCGCATTGGGATGCGCTGCTGGCGCGCGACAC encodes the following:
- a CDS encoding zonular occludens toxin domain-containing protein, whose product is MITLITGAPGAGKTAFVVNELAALDGQRPLFVHAVPGLAYPHEPIYCRSTLCSHCAEAQKPDEALYVEDWDKWAPIGALIVIDEVQRIWRPRMSNAAVPESVAALETHRHRGVDFYLISQGPHLFDINVRRLVSRHIHLVGKWLSRFSYEWPQCRDDTDRVHDAIKKPYKLPSRVFGQYKSAEVHTPQRHAKPLAFYALLGLVPVLGVLGYRVYIRLHEFQHPDEGKPAIAPAGPPPAATPVPVALPSPTPAPKTVPDFQPREAGRPESAPAYDGLYRVNAAPIVMGCIGTPDACKCYTVKATVALVDEAWCRAYLRREVFYPYEPVPRVPHPVASHAPSTLAAQR
- a CDS encoding site-specific integrase, whose translation is MPYKRKDSPIWWASFVDASGCRIRRSTGTEDRKEAIAIEARWKLEVHRQKHWEEQPARTFGELILAYLDGPSREKRSRERDEYSAKRLYPMFQGRELGSLTAADVRAYIASRRRDGVASATINKEIGLFRAALNWARRELEWNVPNPFTGRKLKEPEGRIRWITREEAARLIEAARSEPKALHVADFIRLGLHTGMRKGEMLGLEWSRVDLGANLVYLGSVNQKNGKLGSVPLNSQAREAILSRARFRASRCPGSPWVFAHEDGTRIGSIRTAFDGACKRAGVHDFHPHDLRHTCAAWLVQAGVSIREVAELLRHSDIRVTMRYAHLSPENVRAAVKVLEENRSRFGHAVALNDLENTG
- a CDS encoding polyprenyl synthetase family protein, coding for MNSQAVSDPGSADLRNSREVFAGIRRLVDDEAAAVDRLILRELHSDVVLINQIGQYIVGSGGKRLRPMLHLLSAKALSYPGDHHITLAAVIEFIHTATLLHDDVVDESALRRGQDSANALWGNSASVLVGDYLYSRSFELMVRVQNMRVMDILSRTTTAIAEGEVLQLLNCNNPATDEGRYLDVISRKTAILFSAAAQLGAVLTGSSPEIEESLKNYGTYLGMAFQLKDDVLDYMADPEEWGKNLGDDLAEGKPTLPLIYALSQSSGADADILRQAIEQGEREQFKKVYAVIESTDAISYTERRARDAANKAVEQVTHLPESDYKDALIALARFAVDRGY
- a CDS encoding PLP-dependent aminotransferase family protein, yielding MTHRLSRRTERLTSSLIRDILQITQRPGVISFAGGLPAEELMPELDFGACAADSRQYGPSEGEPALRELIARRLSGLGLRCQVEQVLVTTGSQQGIDLVGKLFIDEGTPVLLESPTYLAALQCFRVYGAEFHGLPLQAEGIDPDALKTAIVRHRPAFVYLIPSFQNPSGCCYTDGARRAVAAVLDETGTPLVEDDPYRDLVYTSCDRTPVCAYLERAPWIYLGSFSKITAPGLRVGYLASSPALFPWLVRLKQSSDLHTGRTGQAWLTRFLASSDFGKHMAHMNGVYADRRDTMQAALDRHFNGLAEWSAPAGGLFFWLRLVENIDTLAALKVALNHDVAFMPGEPFFPVAEQRYPALRLNFSHATPDKIERGIALLSKVLGECAATAVD
- the thiE gene encoding thiamine phosphate synthase; translated protein: MHLPFPSKGLYAITPDRLRGDALLAAVELAVLGGVAVLQYRPKSGSAKDHLAEGGRLLNACRAAGIPLIINDSPRLAAEIGADGVHLGKDDGGVAAARSVIGTRAIVGVSCYDSLDRALRAEADGADYVAFGAFFPSSTKPGAPRARLETLREARTRLSVPVVAIGGIDAAKAGQVIGAGADLVAVVEAVFGASDVARAASELRSLFHSPPKRRPLRDGG